The proteins below come from a single Comamonas antarctica genomic window:
- a CDS encoding alpha/beta hydrolase codes for MKTTPQAALAALLAGILACGAWAQPAPVPAAPTPAAGYVLPSTQVWDMASETGESYRIFVSAPQGGSPPRGGPPPGGYPVLYVLDGNAYFGSFAQARWVQEYLPVGKSIVVGVGYPGDKAWDVRRMNDYTAALRDPPPPETRAYAKYKSGARKEFLDFMTGRLRAEIAQRFPVNLERQSLFGHSFGGLFALYAFYERPQAFQAIVAASPSMEWNAQSILDDERAFGARVAAGQQRASSRLLLIAGDRDTDGDPESVRLLADRLERLSAWGLRVRLQRYPDEVHASVPAQSVNDVLRFAFQLR; via the coding sequence ATGAAGACGACACCGCAGGCCGCGCTGGCGGCACTTCTGGCCGGTATTCTTGCCTGCGGCGCCTGGGCACAGCCGGCGCCGGTGCCGGCTGCGCCCACGCCTGCCGCCGGCTACGTGCTGCCCTCGACCCAGGTCTGGGACATGGCGTCGGAGACTGGCGAGAGCTACCGCATCTTCGTGTCCGCGCCGCAAGGCGGAAGTCCGCCGCGCGGCGGACCACCGCCCGGCGGCTATCCCGTGCTGTACGTGCTCGACGGCAACGCCTACTTCGGCTCGTTCGCGCAGGCGCGCTGGGTGCAGGAATACCTGCCCGTGGGCAAATCCATCGTGGTCGGTGTCGGCTACCCCGGCGACAAGGCCTGGGACGTGCGCCGCATGAACGACTACACCGCCGCGCTGCGCGACCCGCCGCCGCCCGAAACCCGCGCGTATGCGAAGTACAAAAGCGGCGCGCGCAAGGAATTCCTGGATTTCATGACCGGCAGGCTGCGCGCCGAGATCGCGCAGCGCTTTCCCGTCAACCTGGAGCGGCAGTCGCTGTTCGGCCACTCGTTTGGCGGGCTGTTCGCGCTGTATGCGTTCTACGAACGCCCGCAGGCCTTCCAGGCCATTGTCGCGGCCAGTCCGTCCATGGAATGGAATGCGCAGAGCATTCTCGACGACGAGCGCGCGTTCGGCGCGAGGGTCGCCGCGGGACAGCAGCGCGCGTCAAGCCGCCTGCTGCTGATCGCCGGCGACCGCGACACCGATGGCGATCCGGAATCGGTGCGCCTGCTCGCCGACCGGCTCGAGCGCCTGTCGGCCTGGGGCCTGCGCGTGCGCCTGCAGCGCTATCCCGACGAAGTGCATGCCAGCGTGCCGGCGCAGTCGGTGAACGACGTGCTGCGGTTCGCGTTCCAGTTGCGCTGA